A window from Brachionichthys hirsutus isolate HB-005 chromosome 4, CSIRO-AGI_Bhir_v1, whole genome shotgun sequence encodes these proteins:
- the plbd2 gene encoding putative phospholipase B-like 2: MASRRSKLVKAGAPPKFLNLLAVLTGLLFVCVSVRADIRSAVLDKPTGTLSVVEGYRADFVAWVNFTDDIKKSGWSFLEVTTSGRYNDSIQAYAAGAVEAAVTAQLIYKHWMNTLVGYCGPFTSKTGYCDRLKVYITKNLQWVQAQMETQRNSPYWHQVRLTLLQLKGLEDSYNDELSFPLGSFSVNPFGFILFQLGGDLEDLESALNKSLKTRPVGSGSCSALIKLLPNNEDLFVSHDTWNSYSAMLRIMKKYTFAFKVSPLDNDPLPGGVQAFSSYPGTIFSGDDFYIIGSGLVTLETTIGNSNPDLWKYVTPTGTVFEWLRNIVANRLATTGKEWAELFSKYNSGTYNNQWMIVDYNHFTPGKTIREDLFVVLEQIPGDIVYTDRTQELMEKGYWASYNIPYYVEIFNASGCNELVEKYGSWFSLEQNPRAQIFRRNQTAIKDVDSMIRLMRYNNFKEDPLSKCDGCDPPANAENAISARSDLNSANGTYPFGALRQRSHGGTDMKMTSYRMYRDYSMMAVSGPTWDQVPPFQWSTSPYEDLLHMGQPDIWAFKPIKVTWTP, translated from the exons ATGGCGTCACGACGGAGTAAGCTGGTGAAGGCTGGGGCTCCTCCAAAGTTTTTAAACCTTTTAGCCGTTTTGACCggcttgttgtttgtttgcgtgtctgTTCGCGCTGATATACGAAGCGCTGTTCTTGACAAACCAACCGGAACGCTGTCCGTCGTCGAGGGGTACCGGGCGGACTTCGTGGCTTGGGTGAATTTCACCGACGACATCAAAAAATCGGG CTGGTCTTTCCTGGAGGTCACAACCAGCGGCCGGTACAATGACAGCATCCAGGCTTATGCTGCTGGTGCAGTGGAAGCTGCAGTCACAGCTCAG CTCATCTATAAACACTGGATGAACACACTCGTGGGCTACTGTGGGCCCTTCACGTCTAAAACTGGTTACTGTGATCGGCTTAAAGTGTATATCACAAAGAATCTGCAGTGGGTTCAAGCGCAAATGGAGACGCAAAGGAATTCGCCGTACTGGCATCAG GTGCGTTTGACGCTCCTTCAGCTGAAAGGCCTCGAGGACAGCTACAATGATGAGCTGTCATTTCCACTCGGCTCTTTCTCCGTCAATCCATTTGGCTTCAT ACTGTTCCAGTTGGGTGGGGATCTAGAGGATTTGGAATCGGCTCTTAACAAATCCCTCAAAACTCGACCAGTTGGATCTGGCTCCTGTTCTGCTTTGATTAAGCTGCTGCCAAACAATGAGGACCTGTTTGTGTCACATGACACCTGGAACAGCTACAGCGCCATGCTGCGTATCATGAAGAAATACACATTTGCCTTTAAAGTCTCTCCTTTAG ACAATGATCCTTTGCCTGGAGGCGTTCAGGCATTCTCATCTTACCCTGGAACGATCTTCTCCGGAGATGACTTTTATATCATCGGTAGTGGTTTG GTTACTTTGGAAACCACCATTGGCAACAGTAACCCTGATCTCTGGAAGTATGTCACGCCAACAGGAACAGTCTTTGAATGGCTCAGGAACATTGTGGCCAATCGACTGGCCACGACTGGGAAGGAGTGGGCAGAGCTATTCAGCAAGTACAACAGTGGAAC GTATAACAACCAGTGGATGATTGTGGACTATAACCACTTCACTCCAGGGAAGACTATCAGAGAGGATCTCTTTGTCGTGTTGGAGCAGATTCC TGGAGATATTGTTTACACTGATAGAACTCAAGAACTGATGGAGAAAGGGTACTGGGCGAGTTACAATATACC GTACTATGTGGAAATATTCAATGCCAGTGGTTGCAATGAGCTGGTGGAGAAGTACGGCTCTTGGTTCTCTCTGGAGCAGAATCCTAGGGCTCAGATATTCAGAAGAAACCAGACCGCTATAAAAGATGTGGACTCGATGATCCGCCTCATGAG GTATAACAACTTTAAAGAAGACCCACTGTCAAAGTGTGACGGCTGTGATCCTCCTGCGAATGCAGAGAATGCTATCTCGGCCCGTTCAGACCTCAACTCCGCTAATGGAACGTATCCGTTTGGCGCCTTACGTCAGCGATCGCATGGTGGAACAGACatgaag ATGACATCATACAGGATGTATCGTGACTATAGTATGATGGCAGTCAGCGGGCCGACGTGGGACCAGGTTCCCCCCTTCCAGTGGAGCACTTCCCCTTACGAAGACCTCCTGCACATGGGTCAACCCGACATTTGGGCATTCAAGCCTATAAAAGTTACCTGGACTCCTTAA
- the LOC137918044 gene encoding acyl-CoA dehydrogenase family member 11-like translates to MPVSSALPIRHVAGRCRRMMRRGLPLQLIHVRSAHVAEPGTRSDAEPVWEAAGDLPFSRAKIGSFFQERPSLKNPFLEDSLLRGYLRRHLPQEAAFSDLCAFGERVANEVDEWGRECEVTPPRLLHFDPWGRRVDHILTSPAWKRMKDLSAEEGLVAIGYERPYGEWSRVYQMSKLYVFSPSSGLYSCPLAMTDGAAKVIKSQGVSWPVDEAFSRLTARQPKRFWTSGQWMTERRGGSDVASGTETMAVPQTDGSYKLHGFKWFSSATDADMTLTLARVQDRTGAVTPGSRGLSLFYAEVSREQDGRLKGIEVQRLKDKLGTRQLPTAELLLDGLPAHRLSEEGRGVASIANMLTITRIHNSVSAAAAMRRVVQLARDYATRRTAFGKLLKDHPLHMQTLARMEVETRGAFLLVMDVCRLLGREESGLATQLDTNLLRLLTPVVKLYTGKQAVAVVSEGLESFGGQGYMEDTGLPGLLRDAQVLSIWEGTTNVLSLDVLRCVARSSGMVLQAYFTHTKSLLVGAANISSFAPAVKAVDGALLELEDFVQAAASRGSGYLELAARDLAYSLARIYMGALLIDHACWTGASQSDIYAALRWCERDLCPVVTKQRRGCYDSSTPPHDSALVYD, encoded by the exons ATGCCGGTGAGCTCAGCCTTACCGATCCGTCACGTAGCTGGAAGATGCCGCCGAATGATGCGTCGTGGGCTCCCTCTGCAACTCATCCACGTCAGATCAGCGCATGTAGCTGAGCCAGGGACAAGATCTGACGCAGAACCAGTCTGGGAGGCAGCAGGTGACCTGCCATTTTCCAGAGCAAAGATTGGATCTTTTTTCCAAGAAAGACCGTCGCTGAAGAACCCATTCCTTGAGGATTCCTTGCTCAGAGGATACCTGAGGAGGCATCTGCCACAGGAG GCGGCGTTCTCAGACTTGTGTGCATTTGGAGAGCGTGTGGCCAATGAGGTGGATGAGTGGGGCCGAGAGTGTGAGGTGACTCCTCCGCGGCTGCTCCACTTTGACCCCTGGGGTCGCAGAGTGGACCACATTCTGACTTCTCCAGCCTGGAAACGCATGAAAGACCTGTCAGCGGAGGAGGGGCTGGTTGCTATCGGCTATGAGAGGCCATATGGCGAGTGGAG tcgGGTGTACCAAATGAGCAAGTTGTAcgtcttctctccctcctctggtCTCTACTCCTGTCCTCTGGCCATGACTGACGGCGCTGCTAAAGTCATCAAG TCTCAAGGTGTCTCATGGCCAGTTGATGAAGCGTTCAGCCGCTTGACTGCCCGTCAGCCGAAACGTTTCTGGACATCTGGACAGTGGATGACAGAAAGACGAGGAGGCTCTGACGTGG CCAGTGGCACAGAGACAATGGCTGTCCCCCAAACAGATGGATCATACAAACTACATGGCTTCAAGTGGTTCTCCTCTGCTACCGACGCAGACATGACCCTCACGCTGGCCAGAGTGCAGGACAGAACCGGAGCAGTCACGCCG GGTAGCAGGGGGTTGTCTTTGTTCTACGCGGAGGTGAGCAGAGAGCAGGATGGTCGGCTGAAGGGCATAGAGGTTCAGAGACTGAAGGACAAACTGGGCACAAGACAGTTGCCGACTGCTGAGTTGCTGCTGGACGGCCTGCCGGCACACAGG CTCTCAGAGGAAGGGAGAGGCGTGGCTTCCATCGCTAACATGCTGACTATAACTCGGATCCACAATagtgtctctgctgcagctgcaatgAGAAG GGTGGTCCAGTTAGCTCGTGACTACGCCACTCGACGCACTGCCTTTGGGAAACTTCTCAAAGACCATCCGCTGCACATGCAGACTCTCGCTAGGATGGAG GTTGAGACACGCGGAGCCTTCCTCCTGGTGATGGATGTGTGTCGCCTCTTGGGTCGAGAGGAAAGCGGCCTGGCGACGCAGCTTGATACGAACCTGCTCCGTCTGCTCACTCCTGTGGTCAAACTGTACACTGGGAAACAG GCGGTGGCTGTGGTGTCGGAAGGTTTGGAAAGCTTTGGTGGACAGGGCTACATGGAGGATACTGGGTTGCCTGGACTACTTCGCGATGCTCAG GTGTTGAGTATTTGGGAAGGAACCACAAACGTCCTGTCTCTGGACGTGCTACGTTGTGTAGCTCGTAGCTCAGGAATGGTTCTGCAAGCATACTTCACCCATACTAAG TCCTTGCTTGTAGGTGCAGCAAATATTTCCTCATTCGCCCCAGCAGTGAAAGCAGTGGACGGTGCTCTGTTAGAACTGGAGGATTTTGTACAGGCAGCAGCTTCCAGAGGATCCGGTTACCTGGAGCTAGCAGCTAGAGACCTGGCATACAGCCTGGCTCGCATCTACATGG GCGCTCTGCTCATTGATCATGCATGTTGGACGGGAGCCTCGCAATCCGACATCTATGCAGCTCTCAG gtggtgTGAACGGGACTTGTGTCCTGTGGTGACTAAACAGAGGAGAGGCTGCTATGATTCCAGCACTCCGCCACATGATTCTGCGCTGGTCTATGACTGA
- the morc2 gene encoding ATPase MORC2 isoform X1, whose protein sequence is MAYSSYSNLSRAQLTFEYLHTNSTTHEFLFGALAELVDNSRDANATRIDIYTEKRPELRGGYLLCFLDDGTGMDPNEATHVIQFGKSSKRSPESTQIGQYGNGLKSGSMRIGKDFILFTKKDGMLTCLFLSRTFHEEEGLDEVIVPLPSWDLNTKEPLTSDPEKYAIETELIYKYSPFKSEAQLMEQFKKIESDSGTLVIIYNLKLMDSREPELDVETDHQDILMSGTLVEGVKPERRSFRAYAAVLYIDPRMRIFIQGHKVRTKRLSCCLYKPRLYKYSSTRFKTRAEQEVKKADHLAKIAEEKAREADSKRIALETRLGDDLSKDSRAILRKVQDSAMLLKRDAEMKKRILEAKQKALKEPKELNFIFGVNIEQRDLDGMFVYNCSRLIKMYEKTGPQLEGGMACGGVVGVVDVPYLVLEPTHNKQDFADAKEHRHLLKSMGEYLAQYWKDTNIAQKGIVKFWDEFGYLSASWSSSPSSEQRYKRRRAMEIPLTIQCDKCLKWRTLPFQMDAVDKRYPDSWVCLMNPDGSQDRCDAPEQKPNLPCGVLKKEKQGVEDKQKELAEKIKQQQEKLEALKKTNTVKSAADIKKLPLEVSMKPTESSQANRSSERSTARPRSPPLPAHLKNATSLPPPRAVSQRSTRTPAPPPSKVETARSRAAVRPPPPAAKPAPKARAKTPPPARSSRTPAKASSSKPAAVGLRKRLMELDDSDEEDEEDEEEGEEDEEDSEESEESEDEKHQTKKSKMAAALGYHGKVLEKATPPKRSKLEEVKMCSQPERKGVSAPLRHTPATVSKSIPMQAHGTKAKATEKSPQQELENDTKNAQKDKGLLVEVRVNKEWYTGKVVAVEVNKQSVRWKVKFDYVPRSTPKDRWVFKGSDEVRLMRPPSPISPDTQQEAEKGPARMEPDTTQPGTSREVTESLVAMLRTMLRYFFPPAFRIPKDDVNSMTAEDLVSFPLKEYFQQYESGLQSLCNSYQSRADARAKAVEDKSNSAEVKLKEADEKLQKLRTNIVALLQKVQEDIDINTDDELDAYIEDLLTKGD, encoded by the exons ATGGCTTATTCCAGCTACAGCAACCTGAGCAGGGCTCAACTAACCTTCGAGTACCTGCACACAAATTC GACAACTCATGAGTTCTTATTTGGAGCTTTGGCGGAGCTTGTTGACAATTCAAG AGACGCCAATGCCACACGGATAGATATCTACACAG AGAAACGTCCAGAGCTGCGGGGCGGGTACCTGCTCTGTTTTCTGGATGATGGTACTGGAATGGATCCCA ATGAGGCGACTCATGTTATTCAGTTTGGAAAGTCAAGCAAACGGTCTCCTGAGTCAACTCAGATTGGCCAATATGGAAACGGCCTGAAATC cggcTCCATGCGAATTGGGAAAGATTTTATCTTGTTCACTAAAAAGGACGGCATGCTGACTTGCCTTTTCCTGTCGAGGACTTTCCATGAAGAGGAGGGACTAGATGAG GTGATAGTCCCCCTCCCATCCTGGGATCTGAATACCAAGGAGccgttgacctctgacccagaGAAATACGCCATAGAGACAGAACTGATCTACAAATACTCACCTTTTAAAAGTGAAGCGCAGCTGATGGAGCAGTTCAAAAAAATAGAAAGTGACAGTG gcaCTCTTGTGATCATCTATAATCTAAAGCTAATGGACAGCAGAGAACCAGAGCTGGACGTAGAGACGGATCACCAGGACATATTGATGTCTGGGACACTTGTTGAAGGAGT GAAGCCAGAGAGGAGGTCGTTCAGGGCGTACGCTGCTGTTTTGTACATTGACCCACGCATGAGGATTTTTATACAGGGGCACAAAGTCAGGACCAAGAGACTGTCCTGCTGTCTGTACAAACCACG GCTTTATAAATACTCATCCACCCGTTTCAAAACTCGTGCCGAGCAAGAAGTGAAGAAAGCAGATCATCTTGCTAAGATTG CTGAGGAGAAAGCCAGGGAAGCGGACAGTAAGCGTATAGCTCTGGAGACCAGATTAGGAGATGACCTGTCAAAAGATTCCCGG GCAATCCTGAGAAAGGTTCAAGATTCAGCTATGCTGCTTAAACGGGATGCTGAAATGAAGAAACGGATACTCGAAGCCAAACAGAA AGCCCTAAAGGAGCCTAAAGAGTTAAATTTTATATTTGGAGTGAACATTGAGCAAAGGGACCTGGACGGCATGTTTGTGTACAACTGTTCTCGTCTCATCAAGATGTACGAGAAGACGGGCCCCCAGCTGGAGGGAGGCAT GGCCTGTGGAGGCGTGGTTGGAGTTGTGGATGTTCCATATTTAGTATTAGAACCCACTCACAACAAGCAAGACTTTGCGGATGCTAAGGAACACCGGCATTTACTGAAATCCATGGGGGAATATTTAGCTCAGTACTGGAAGGACACTAATATCG CTCAGAAAGGCATAGTGAAGTTCTGGGATGAGTTTGGATATCTGTCTGCCAGTTggtcttcatctccatcatcagaGCAGCGATATAAGAGACGTCGCGCCATGGAGATTCCGCTCACTATTCAGTGTG ATAAATGTTTAAAGTGGAGAACGCTGCCATTCCAGATGGATGCTGTGGATAAACGCTACCCAGACAGCTGGGTGTGTCTCATGAACCCCGACGGCAGCCAGGACAG GTGCGATGCTCCTGAGCAGAAACCGAATTTGCCATGCGGTGTTctcaagaaagaaaagcagggagtcgaagacaaacagaaagagcTGGCAGAGaaaatcaaacagcagcaggagaaatTAGAGGCCTTAAAA AAAACCAACACAGTCAAATCTGCGGCAGATATAAAGAAGCTCCCACTGGAGGTCAGCATGAAACCAACAGAGAGCTCTCAG GCAAATAGGTCTTCTGAAAGGTCCACTGCACGGCCCCGCTCCCCTCCGCTCCCAGCTCACCTTAAAAATGCCACTAGTCTCCCTCCGCCTCGTGCAGTTTCTCAGCGCTCCACCCGGACACCTGCTCCGCCGCCATCCAAAGTCGAAACAGCCAGGTCCAGAGCTGCAGTAAGGCCTCCTCCACCCGCAGCAAAGCCTGCACCCAAAGCCAGAGCCAAAACACCCCCTCCCGCTCGCAGTTCACGG ACGCCTGCTAAAGCATCATCTTCCAAACCGGCAGCTGTTGGTCTACGCAAGAGACTCATGGAGCTGGACGAcagtgatgaggaagatgaggaagatgaggaagaaggagaggaggatgaggaggacagcgaggagagcgaggagagcGAAGACGAAAAACATCAAACTAAGAAATCCAAGATGGCTGCGGCACTTGGTTACCATGGGAAAGTGTTAGAGAAGGCCACGCCTCCCAAGCGTAGCAAGTTGGAAGAG GTTAAAATGTGCTCACAACCTGAGAGGAAAGGGGTTTCTGCACCTTTACGACATACCccagccactgtctctaaatCCATTCCCATGCAAGCGCATGGGACTAAAGCAAAG GCGACGGAGAAGTCCCCACAACAGGAACTGGAGAACGACACTAAAAATGCTCAGAAAG ATAAGGGTTTGCTCGTTGAAGTCCGTGTCAACAAGGAGTGGTACACGGGCAAAGTGGTGGCGGTGGAGGTGAACAAGCAGAGTGTTCGCTGGAAAGTGAAGTTTGATTATGTACCTCGATCCACCCCTAAAGACCGATG GGTGTTTAAGGGTAGCGATGAAGTCCGGTTGATGCGCCCACCGTCTCCGATCTCGCCTGACACGCAGCAGGAGGCTGAGAAGGGGCCGGCCCGCATGGAGCCAGACACCACTCAACCGGGAACCAGTCGCGAGGTGACTGAGAGTCTGGTCGCTATGCTAAG GACGATGCTGCGTTACTTCTTCCCTCCTGCATTTAGGATCCCAAAGGATGACGTTAACAGCATGACCGCTGAGGATTTGGTGTCTTTTCCTTTG AAAGAATATTTTCAGCAGTACGAATCAGGTCTTCAGTCGCTGTGTAACTCGTACCAGAGCAGAGCTGATGCGAGGGCCAAAGCTGTGGAAGACAAAAGCAACAGCGCCGAGGTCAAGCTCAAAGAGGCAGATGAGAAACTACAGAAGCTACGAACCAACATCGTAGCGCTCCTTCAGAAAGTGCAAGAG GATATTGACATAAATACGGACGATGAGCTCGATGCCTACATAGAAGACCTCCTTACCAAGGGCGACTGA
- the morc2 gene encoding ATPase MORC2 isoform X2, with the protein MAYSSYSNLSRAQLTFEYLHTNSTTHEFLFGALAELVDNSRDANATRIDIYTEKRPELRGGYLLCFLDDGTGMDPNEATHVIQFGKSSKRSPESTQIGQYGNGLKSGSMRIGKDFILFTKKDGMLTCLFLSRTFHEEEGLDEVIVPLPSWDLNTKEPLTSDPEKYAIETELIYKYSPFKSEAQLMEQFKKIESDSGTLVIIYNLKLMDSREPELDVETDHQDILMSGTLVEGVKPERRSFRAYAAVLYIDPRMRIFIQGHKVRTKRLSCCLYKPRLYKYSSTRFKTRAEQEVKKADHLAKIAEEKAREADSKRIALETRLGDDLSKDSRAILRKVQDSAMLLKRDAEMKKRILEAKQKALKEPKELNFIFGVNIEQRDLDGMFVYNCSRLIKMYEKTGPQLEGGMACGGVVGVVDVPYLVLEPTHNKQDFADAKEHRHLLKSMGEYLAQYWKDTNIAQKGIVKFWDEFGYLSASWSSSPSSEQRYKRRRAMEIPLTIQCDKCLKWRTLPFQMDAVDKRYPDSWVCLMNPDGSQDRCDAPEQKPNLPCGVLKKEKQGVEDKQKELAEKIKQQQEKLEALKKTNTVKSAADIKKLPLEVSMKPTESSQANRSSERSTARPRSPPLPAHLKNATSLPPPRAVSQRSTRTPAPPPSKVETARSRAAVRPPPPAAKPAPKARAKTPPPARSSRTPAKASSSKPAAVGLRKRLMELDDSDEEDEEDEEEGEEDEEDSEESEESEDEKHQTKKSKMAAALGYHGKVLEKATPPKRSKLEEATEKSPQQELENDTKNAQKDKGLLVEVRVNKEWYTGKVVAVEVNKQSVRWKVKFDYVPRSTPKDRWVFKGSDEVRLMRPPSPISPDTQQEAEKGPARMEPDTTQPGTSREVTESLVAMLRTMLRYFFPPAFRIPKDDVNSMTAEDLVSFPLKEYFQQYESGLQSLCNSYQSRADARAKAVEDKSNSAEVKLKEADEKLQKLRTNIVALLQKVQEDIDINTDDELDAYIEDLLTKGD; encoded by the exons ATGGCTTATTCCAGCTACAGCAACCTGAGCAGGGCTCAACTAACCTTCGAGTACCTGCACACAAATTC GACAACTCATGAGTTCTTATTTGGAGCTTTGGCGGAGCTTGTTGACAATTCAAG AGACGCCAATGCCACACGGATAGATATCTACACAG AGAAACGTCCAGAGCTGCGGGGCGGGTACCTGCTCTGTTTTCTGGATGATGGTACTGGAATGGATCCCA ATGAGGCGACTCATGTTATTCAGTTTGGAAAGTCAAGCAAACGGTCTCCTGAGTCAACTCAGATTGGCCAATATGGAAACGGCCTGAAATC cggcTCCATGCGAATTGGGAAAGATTTTATCTTGTTCACTAAAAAGGACGGCATGCTGACTTGCCTTTTCCTGTCGAGGACTTTCCATGAAGAGGAGGGACTAGATGAG GTGATAGTCCCCCTCCCATCCTGGGATCTGAATACCAAGGAGccgttgacctctgacccagaGAAATACGCCATAGAGACAGAACTGATCTACAAATACTCACCTTTTAAAAGTGAAGCGCAGCTGATGGAGCAGTTCAAAAAAATAGAAAGTGACAGTG gcaCTCTTGTGATCATCTATAATCTAAAGCTAATGGACAGCAGAGAACCAGAGCTGGACGTAGAGACGGATCACCAGGACATATTGATGTCTGGGACACTTGTTGAAGGAGT GAAGCCAGAGAGGAGGTCGTTCAGGGCGTACGCTGCTGTTTTGTACATTGACCCACGCATGAGGATTTTTATACAGGGGCACAAAGTCAGGACCAAGAGACTGTCCTGCTGTCTGTACAAACCACG GCTTTATAAATACTCATCCACCCGTTTCAAAACTCGTGCCGAGCAAGAAGTGAAGAAAGCAGATCATCTTGCTAAGATTG CTGAGGAGAAAGCCAGGGAAGCGGACAGTAAGCGTATAGCTCTGGAGACCAGATTAGGAGATGACCTGTCAAAAGATTCCCGG GCAATCCTGAGAAAGGTTCAAGATTCAGCTATGCTGCTTAAACGGGATGCTGAAATGAAGAAACGGATACTCGAAGCCAAACAGAA AGCCCTAAAGGAGCCTAAAGAGTTAAATTTTATATTTGGAGTGAACATTGAGCAAAGGGACCTGGACGGCATGTTTGTGTACAACTGTTCTCGTCTCATCAAGATGTACGAGAAGACGGGCCCCCAGCTGGAGGGAGGCAT GGCCTGTGGAGGCGTGGTTGGAGTTGTGGATGTTCCATATTTAGTATTAGAACCCACTCACAACAAGCAAGACTTTGCGGATGCTAAGGAACACCGGCATTTACTGAAATCCATGGGGGAATATTTAGCTCAGTACTGGAAGGACACTAATATCG CTCAGAAAGGCATAGTGAAGTTCTGGGATGAGTTTGGATATCTGTCTGCCAGTTggtcttcatctccatcatcagaGCAGCGATATAAGAGACGTCGCGCCATGGAGATTCCGCTCACTATTCAGTGTG ATAAATGTTTAAAGTGGAGAACGCTGCCATTCCAGATGGATGCTGTGGATAAACGCTACCCAGACAGCTGGGTGTGTCTCATGAACCCCGACGGCAGCCAGGACAG GTGCGATGCTCCTGAGCAGAAACCGAATTTGCCATGCGGTGTTctcaagaaagaaaagcagggagtcgaagacaaacagaaagagcTGGCAGAGaaaatcaaacagcagcaggagaaatTAGAGGCCTTAAAA AAAACCAACACAGTCAAATCTGCGGCAGATATAAAGAAGCTCCCACTGGAGGTCAGCATGAAACCAACAGAGAGCTCTCAG GCAAATAGGTCTTCTGAAAGGTCCACTGCACGGCCCCGCTCCCCTCCGCTCCCAGCTCACCTTAAAAATGCCACTAGTCTCCCTCCGCCTCGTGCAGTTTCTCAGCGCTCCACCCGGACACCTGCTCCGCCGCCATCCAAAGTCGAAACAGCCAGGTCCAGAGCTGCAGTAAGGCCTCCTCCACCCGCAGCAAAGCCTGCACCCAAAGCCAGAGCCAAAACACCCCCTCCCGCTCGCAGTTCACGG ACGCCTGCTAAAGCATCATCTTCCAAACCGGCAGCTGTTGGTCTACGCAAGAGACTCATGGAGCTGGACGAcagtgatgaggaagatgaggaagatgaggaagaaggagaggaggatgaggaggacagcgaggagagcgaggagagcGAAGACGAAAAACATCAAACTAAGAAATCCAAGATGGCTGCGGCACTTGGTTACCATGGGAAAGTGTTAGAGAAGGCCACGCCTCCCAAGCGTAGCAAGTTGGAAGAG GCGACGGAGAAGTCCCCACAACAGGAACTGGAGAACGACACTAAAAATGCTCAGAAAG ATAAGGGTTTGCTCGTTGAAGTCCGTGTCAACAAGGAGTGGTACACGGGCAAAGTGGTGGCGGTGGAGGTGAACAAGCAGAGTGTTCGCTGGAAAGTGAAGTTTGATTATGTACCTCGATCCACCCCTAAAGACCGATG GGTGTTTAAGGGTAGCGATGAAGTCCGGTTGATGCGCCCACCGTCTCCGATCTCGCCTGACACGCAGCAGGAGGCTGAGAAGGGGCCGGCCCGCATGGAGCCAGACACCACTCAACCGGGAACCAGTCGCGAGGTGACTGAGAGTCTGGTCGCTATGCTAAG GACGATGCTGCGTTACTTCTTCCCTCCTGCATTTAGGATCCCAAAGGATGACGTTAACAGCATGACCGCTGAGGATTTGGTGTCTTTTCCTTTG AAAGAATATTTTCAGCAGTACGAATCAGGTCTTCAGTCGCTGTGTAACTCGTACCAGAGCAGAGCTGATGCGAGGGCCAAAGCTGTGGAAGACAAAAGCAACAGCGCCGAGGTCAAGCTCAAAGAGGCAGATGAGAAACTACAGAAGCTACGAACCAACATCGTAGCGCTCCTTCAGAAAGTGCAAGAG GATATTGACATAAATACGGACGATGAGCTCGATGCCTACATAGAAGACCTCCTTACCAAGGGCGACTGA
- the zgc:158398 gene encoding insulin-like growth factor-binding protein 3 receptor — MGFWQPVTNIKDYISHNPPGVTFFLCLLTLAVTFICIGSYSYTRVLPNPDAANDWNRLLSSLSQLQLCENANASASELVSRDGDASVESNETRAFASLHLRVRLVATAALHGDSPKDLGLHATLRAKQLYIGGNEIINVTLEFLSGNGTYTCLTINAPTHLLPMSLLPQKCPASERNISSVYVEASSQPTASQTCYSLRSKTDPALTVMLTQEERNVAARHLLEVSMCLLGVCLGLCVAASLTQASTRRYHLNEPDLQNELLRHS; from the exons ATGGGTTTCTGGCAGCCAGTAACCAACATTAAAGATTACATATCCCATAATCCTCCAGGAGTGACATTTTTCCTGTGTCTTCTGACTCTGGCTGTCACTTTCATCTGCATCGGCTCTTACAGCTACACTCGTGTCCTGCCGAACCCTGACGCAGCAAAC GACTGGAACCGTCTCCTGTCTTCATTATCCCAGCTCCAGCTGTGTGAGAACGCCAATGCGAGCGCATCTGAGCTTGTGTCACGGGATGGCGACGCGTCCGTTGAGTCGAATGAGACTCGTGCCTTCGCCAGTTTGCATCTCAGGGTTCGTCTTGTTGCGACTGCCGCCTTGCACGGTGACTCGCCGAAGGACTTGGGGCTCCACGCGACCCTGAGAGCCAAGCAGTTATATATTGGAG GCAATGAGATCATTAATGTGACTCTGGAGTTTTTGTCTGGAAATGGCACCTACACCTGCCTCACTATAAATGCCCCAACTCACCTCCTGCCCATGAGCCT ACTTCCGCAAAAATGCCCCGCGTCTGAGAGGAACATTTCATCCGTCTACGTTGAGGCAAGCAGCCAGCCTACAGCGTCGCAAACCTGCTACAGTCTACGCTCCAAGACGGACCCCGCACTCACAGTCATGTTAACGCAG GAGGAGCGGAATGTGGCAGCTCGCCATCTGTTGGAAGTCAGTATGTGTCTTCTGGGAGTTTGCTTGGGACTCTGCGTCGCTGCTAGTCTGACACAGGCGTCGACTCGCCGCTATCATCTAAATGAACCGGATCTGCAAAAT GAACTCTTGAGGCATTCATGA